The DNA sequence CCGGTCGGATCGGGATCTGCGCCGGTTTGCCAGCCGGCAAGGTAAAGTTCGATCGACGGGTCGTCCTTATCTTTCATTTCGCCCATAAGGTCGAAATCGAGCAGTTTTCCACTGTTCAACTCGACATTCAAGCCGACGTCTTTCCAGTTCTGTAGCAGTTGTTGGGCACGTCCTTCATACGTCGAATCTTTGGCGTGCGCACTGAACGAAATTTTGAACTCTTTGCCGTCCGGATCTTCGACGAACCCGTCGCCGTTCACGTCTTTATAGCCCGCTTTCGCCAGCAGTTCTTTCGCCTTTTCCGGATCGTATTTGTAATCTTCCAGTTCAGACGGATCTGCAGCGATCCAGTGGTTTGACGGAATGACCGTGTTCAACACTTTCGCTTTATCAAACAAGTACGCTTTGATCAACGCTTCGCGATCGATCGCGTACAACATCGCTTTGCGCAAGTCTTTGTTTTGGAACTTTTTGTTGTCCATCACAGCCTTGCCTTCTTTTTTGTCCCAATGACCGAATTTGAAGCCGACAAACCAGTAGCTCACATCAGGCACGTCATGTACTTCGATATTGTCCAGTTTTGACAACTCTTCCAGCTGGAAGGGAGCAACATCCATATAGTCGATTTCGCCATTTTTTAATGCACCAGCCACCAATGAAGGATCGACGACTTTAACGATCAGCTTATCCAACTTCGGTTTCCCTTGCCAGTAGTCGTCGAACCGTTCCATTTCGACGTATTCGTTCCCTTGTACTTTTTTCACTTTGAACGGGCCAAGTCCGATTGGCTCTTTACGGACTTTCGGAGATTTGCTCAAATCTTTCACCGCGATGCCTTCGTAATGTTTGCGCGGCATCGGGTAAGACCAAATATTTTCGATATGGTTGACGCGCGGTTCGATAAACGTAATTTCGATCTCGTAGTCGTTGATCACTTTAATCCCGGAAATCTCTTTCGCTTTCCCTTTTTTGTACTCTTCAGCGCCTTTAATCGTCTCTACGTTCGTATAGCGCGGGCCTTCGTAATCTTTATGGGCGATCACTTCGAGGGCATACTTCCAGTCTTCAACCGTCAGCTCCTCGCCGTTGTGCCACTTCACGCCTTCTTTAAACTTGAAGGTGTACGTTTGATTGTCTTTCGTGTCCCACTCTGCGATATGCGGTTGGACCTTCAATTCATCGTCGTACTTAAACAAATTGTCCATCATAAAATTTAAGATGTAATCGTCGGGACTCCCACTGTAAAAACCGCGTTCCAGCAGCCCTTCAAATCCAGAATCGCTCTGCAGTCCCGCAACGAGCGTACCGCCTTCTTTCGGCTCTGCTGCTTTCTTATCGCCGTCTTTGCTGTCGGTATTCCCGCTCTTGTTGTCCGCCTTCCCAGCGTCATTCTGACCACAAGCAGCGAGAACCATGGAGAACGCTAAAATGATCGTCAGTAAAATCATGAATGATTTTTTCAGCTTCATTACAATCGGTACCTCCCTTATTGTCTGTAACAAAAGTTGATAAAGCCGTAGAAGTGCATACTTCCGGCCATAAAACGTTGCGTTACTTGCCGTCGGTAAGGTGCCATTTGTGCTTCTCGACGTCAGAGCCGAGCCCGATGTGCAACCCGCCGACGCGCTTATTCTTGGCCATTATACCGATGTTTTCCCATACGGGCAATGCTGGCAGCTCCTCGTTAAACAGCTTTTGCCATTCGACATACGTTTTGATGCGGTAGTCTTGGTCAAACGCTTTTTCACTTAACGCATCTTCCAACAATTGTTCCGATTTTTCGTTCACCCAGCGTCCGCGATTCCAGAAAGCAGTGCTCTTCCGGATCGTACGTGTACTGCGTCAGTTCCTTTTCATCCGCGGAGACCCAGTGGTTCGACGGAATCGGCGTGTTGATCACTTTCGCTTTCCCTTTGTGATAAGAGGGCACGCCTTCGATCTTTTCCACGTTTTTGAACCGCGAGCCATCGTAATCTTTGTGCGCGATCACTTCAAGGGCGTACTTCCAGTCTTCGACGGTTAACTCCTCTCCGTTGTGCCATTTGACGCCTTTTTTGAACTTGAACGTGTACACTTTGTTGTCTTTCGTCTCCCACTCGGCAATGTGCGGCTGATATTTTAGTTCGTCGTCAACTCTCAACAAATTTTCGTTAATAATGTCGATGACCTCAGCGTCGGTCGCCGAGCCGGAAAAAGCTTACTCGAACAATCTTTCGAACTTGTTGTCGACAGCGGTGACTAACGTCCCACCTTCGGCCGCGTCGTCTGTCGTCCCCTTGTCGTCTTTGCCGCTGTCTTTCGTGCCACCTTTTGCTTCGCTGCCCTTCGTCTCACCTTGTTTTCCTTGATCGCCGCGAGCGTCTTTCTCACCGCAAGCTGCAAGGAACAAGGAGAACGTCAAGACAAAGGCGAGCAACAGTATGAATGACCTTTTCGCTTTCACCTAAAATCCCCGCCTGATTACACTCCGCAAAAGCACATGCCGCCAAACTGTAGCAAACGTTCGCCTTCCGGTAAACCTCACCTCCTCAATAGGCAATTAACATTCCATTGCAAAAATTCCCGAGAAACGATACTGCGGTAACGACTGCGTTTATCCCTCGCAACATTTTTACAATGATAGCTGTAATCATTTTGCGATTTGGGTATGTACCGCTGCTTCGCATTGTCGCGTGCATTCTTCCTCGGTTATGCCGCTTATGCCTATTTATAGTTTTCTGTATTTTTAAGTGCTACGTCCTTCTCTTTCGCGACGGTAGCACGGTAGGCGTTACAAATCGTTGCATGCCGCGAACGATTTGTAACTGTTATATAGCATCATAACCTATTTTAGAAGCTTTGACTATCCCATATTAAATTTTCCTAATCAAAGGCGTCTGTCTTACTAAATTAACTTATTGGCTACGTGGTAGAATATGACACCAATCGCAGACAATAAAACGCCAAACACCAATAATGTTAGCGCATTCATTGGAGACACAGTAGAAAATGCCGTTTAAATAGGCATTTTCTACCCCTTAACGCGTCGATTTCGGATTGAGGGCGTCTTTTAACCCTTCACCGACGAAGCGGATCGACAAAATCGTTAACGTAATCGCCACTGCCGGTGGCACCCACATCCAAAGCTTGTTTTGTAGCACGTCTGATTCACGCGCTTCGTGGAGCATGTTCCCCCAGCTCGGTATTTCCGGCGGCACGCCGAACCCGAGGAAACTTAAGCCCGTTTCGGCGACTATCATCGTGGCAAACTGCAATGTCGCGTGCACGATGATGACCGATAACACGTTGGGCAGCAAGTGCTTCACGATCACTTGTCCCGGCGTACAGCCGATCGACGTGGCACTCATAATATACTCATTCTCTTTTTCCGACAGTATTTTACTGCGCACGATCCGCGCCAGACCCCCCCACGACATAAAGCCAAACACGAGTATGAGTACCCACACGCCAGACACTTTCCCCATTAAAATCGTATTTAACACGATCACAAAGATCAAAAACGGCAACACGAGTACAAAATCGGTGACACGCATTAAGAAGCGGTCGACGATGCCGCCAAAATAACCGGCGAGTGAACCGATTAGCGTGCCGATTAACGTGGCGAGCAGTGTACCGCCGAGACCGACAATCAGTGAAACTCTTCCCCCGTAAAATAAACGCGTAAACACGTCGCGCCCGTTCTTATCTGTGCCTAGCCAATGTTCCTCCGACGGGCTCAGACTTATCTTGCTCACGTCGACGCGACTCAAATCGGTCGGCAAGACGAACGGTGCGATAAACGCACACAGCATGACGAACAACAAGAAACACGCGGCCACGACAGCCAGACGGTCTTGCAAAAACTTGCGCCGCGCGATCGCCCAAGGGGAAAGACTTTTTTGCTTTGCGTTCACTAATTCACTCGATGGTTCAACCGCTGTTTTCATTTCCTTTCCCCTCCTTTAGTCATAGCGAATCCGCGGATCGACCAAGCCGTACAAAATGTCCGCAATTAAGTTCCCGAGTAACGTAAAGAACGACAAAAATAAGGTCACAGCCATAACGACAGCGTAGTCGCGCCGCGTAATGGAATCTAAGAAGAGTTGGCCAATTCCCGGGTAGGTAAAGATCGTTTCCGTAATGACTGCGCCACCTACTAATGCTGCAATGTCAAAACCGATAAACGTAATGAGCGGGATGACCGAGTTGCGCAAAATGTGCTTATTGTAGATCGTCGACTCTTTCGTCCCTTTCGCCCGAGCCGTACGGACGTAGTCTTTCCCGCTGTTCTCGACAATGTCGTTACGCAAGTATTGCGTGTACGAAGCCGTCGACAACATCCCTAACACGAAAGAGGGCAATAAGACGTGATAGAAGCGGCTCAACCAGTAGTCGAGTGTCCCCTCGTCCAGACCGATCGCCACCGAACCACTCGACGGGAACCAGCCGAGCTTAAAGGAGAAAAAGTAAATCGCGACGATCGCAGCGACGAAGGATGGGATCGCCAAGCCGACGTAGTTGTACACCGAAACGAGATTGTCTCCTAACGTGTACGGCTTGCGACCGGAGTACATCCCCATCGCAAAAGCTAAAATATAACTAATGATTAGCGATATAACCGCCAAAAACAGCGTATTCGGCAACCGTTCAGCGATTAATTCAGTCACCGGTACTTTATACACAAAAGAATTTCCGAAGTCCCCGTTCAACACACCTTTCGCCCAACGTAAATACTGGATGTGAATCGGATCGTTGTAGCCGAGTTTTTCCCGCATTTCTGCGATGTATTCCGGATTCGTATTTGTCGGGTCAATCTCGCCACCGAGGGCGTCCCCTGGCATTAATTTTGCCAGGGAAAACACCACGATGGAGAGAATGATAAGGATGGGGATCATTCCGAGTAATCTGCGGAGCGAATAGGTCAGCACGCGCAGTCCCCCTTAGCATTCGTTATTTTCCGTCTGTCACAGCCCATTTGTACACGTCGACACGCACACCGCCCGGATCCATCTTAACGTTTTGCAGCCGTTTGTTCGCGGCAGCGAGCTCGATGTTTTCCCATAGAGGCAGGGCCGGCAGTTCTTCGTTCATTAATTGTTGCCACTTGACGTACACGTCTTTGCGGTACTCTTTATCGAAGGACTTCTCGCTCAAGCCTTCTTGCAGCAAGTTGTCCGATTCTTCGTTTACCCAACGAGGTTTGTTCCAGAAAGCGTCGCTTGCCCACAAGCCACTCGGGTCGGGATCGCTACCGGTCGCCCAAGAGCCGAAGAACACTTCGATTGACGGATCGTCCTTGTCGTTCAGCTCGTTGTACAAGTTAAATTCTTTCAAGCCGCCGTTTAGTTTCACGTCAAGGCCGACGTCGCGCCAGTTTTGGATCATCGCGTTCGCGCGACCTTCGAACGTATTCGGACCGGCGTAGTGATCGAAGTTAATTTTGAACTTCTTCCCTTCCGGATCTTCGACGAAACCGTCGCCGTCGATATCTTTATAACCGGCTTCTGCGAGAAGTTTCTTCGCCTTTTCTGGATCGTAATTGTACTGTGTCAGTTCCTTTTCATCAGCTGCAATCCAGTGCACGGCTGGAATCGGCTTGTTGATGACTTTCGCCTTGCCAGCTAAGTAGGCGTCGATGATCGACTGGCGATCCAAGGCGTAAAACATCGCTTGGCGCAGGTTTTTGTTTTGGAATTTCGGATTGTCCATGACCGCGTGGCCGGCGTCTTTGTCCCAGTGACCAAGTTTAAAGGCGACGTACGAGTAACTGAGTGACGGTCCTTCTTTAATCTCGATTTGGTCGACGCCTTTCAACTCTTCAATGTTGTCGGGACGGATTTTCATAATATCCACTTCGCCGTTTTTCAAGGAACCGACAGCGAGCGACGGGTCGATGACTTTCACGATCACTTTGTCCAGCTTCGGCTTCCCTTGCCAGTAATCGTCAAACCGCTCCAGCTCGACGTACTCACCTTGGACGATTTTTTTCACTTTAAACGGCCCGAGGCCAATCGGTTCTTTGCGCACTTGCTTCGATTTGGACAAATCTTTCACGGCGATGCCTTCGTAATGTTTGCGCGGCATCGGGTAAGTCCACAAGTTTTCCAAGTTGTTGACGCGCGCTTTGTCGAACGTAATTTCGATCTCGTAATCGTTAATCACTTTAATCCCGGAGATCTTCTTCGCTTTTCCTTTGTGGTAATCTTTCGCGCCGGCAATAGTTTCCACGTTGACGTAACGCGGACCATCGTAATCTTTGTGGGCGATCACTTCTAGCGCGTACTTCCAGTCTTCGACGGTCAACTCCTCGCCGTTATGCCATTTAACACCTTTCTTAAACTTGAAGGTGTACACTTTGTTGTCTTTCGTGTCCCACTCGGCGATGTGCGGGATATAGTTCAAGTTTTCGTCAGTATTGACGAGACCGTCCATCGTAAAGTCGAGAATTTCTGAGTCCGTACCACTCCCG is a window from the Numidum massiliense genome containing:
- the opp4A gene encoding oligopeptide ABC transporter substrate-binding protein translates to MKLKKSFMILLTIILAFSMVLAACGQNDAGKADNKSGNTDSKDGDKKAAEPKEGGTLVAGLQSDSGFEGLLERGFYSGSPDDYILNFMMDNLFKYDDELKVQPHIAEWDTKDNQTYTFKFKEGVKWHNGEELTVEDWKYALEVIAHKDYEGPRYTNVETIKGAEEYKKGKAKEISGIKVINDYEIEITFIEPRVNHIENIWSYPMPRKHYEGIAVKDLSKSPKVRKEPIGLGPFKVKKVQGNEYVEMERFDDYWQGKPKLDKLIVKVVDPSLVAGALKNGEIDYMDVAPFQLEELSKLDNIEVHDVPDVSYWFVGFKFGHWDKKEGKAVMDNKKFQNKDLRKAMLYAIDREALIKAYLFDKAKVLNTVIPSNHWIAADPSELEDYKYDPEKAKELLAKAGYKDVNGDGFVEDPDGKEFKISFSAHAKDSTYEGRAQQLLQNWKDVGLNVELNSGKLLDFDLMGEMKDKDDPSIELYLAGWQTGADPDPTGLWASNAFWNHPRWVNEESDTLLKEALGKKAMEDENYRKDTYVKWQKLMNEELPVLPLWEPVDLLAMNKRVHGPHIGLGTDTKLHEWFVSE
- a CDS encoding ABC transporter substrate-binding protein, with the protein product MRVDDELKYQPHIAEWETKDNKVYTFKFKKGVKWHNGEELTVEDWKYALEVIAHKDYDGSRFKNVEKIEGVPSYHKGKAKVINTPIPSNHWVSADEKELTQYTYDPEEHCFLESRTLGERKIGTIVGRCVK
- the opp4C gene encoding oligopeptide ABC transporter permease encodes the protein MKTAVEPSSELVNAKQKSLSPWAIARRKFLQDRLAVVAACFLLFVMLCAFIAPFVLPTDLSRVDVSKISLSPSEEHWLGTDKNGRDVFTRLFYGGRVSLIVGLGGTLLATLIGTLIGSLAGYFGGIVDRFLMRVTDFVLVLPFLIFVIVLNTILMGKVSGVWVLILVFGFMSWGGLARIVRSKILSEKENEYIMSATSIGCTPGQVIVKHLLPNVLSVIIVHATLQFATMIVAETGLSFLGFGVPPEIPSWGNMLHEARESDVLQNKLWMWVPPAVAITLTILSIRFVGEGLKDALNPKSTR
- the opp4B gene encoding oligopeptide ABC transporter permease, which codes for MLTYSLRRLLGMIPILIILSIVVFSLAKLMPGDALGGEIDPTNTNPEYIAEMREKLGYNDPIHIQYLRWAKGVLNGDFGNSFVYKVPVTELIAERLPNTLFLAVISLIISYILAFAMGMYSGRKPYTLGDNLVSVYNYVGLAIPSFVAAIVAIYFFSFKLGWFPSSGSVAIGLDEGTLDYWLSRFYHVLLPSFVLGMLSTASYTQYLRNDIVENSGKDYVRTARAKGTKESTIYNKHILRNSVIPLITFIGFDIAALVGGAVITETIFTYPGIGQLFLDSITRRDYAVVMAVTLFLSFFTLLGNLIADILYGLVDPRIRYD
- the opp4A gene encoding oligopeptide ABC transporter substrate-binding protein — protein: MLLLTLVLSLSMVLAACGGNDAGDKGGKAGDKKAAKDGGTVTYAVDNKFEGLFERGLYGSGTDSEILDFTMDGLVNTDENLNYIPHIAEWDTKDNKVYTFKFKKGVKWHNGEELTVEDWKYALEVIAHKDYDGPRYVNVETIAGAKDYHKGKAKKISGIKVINDYEIEITFDKARVNNLENLWTYPMPRKHYEGIAVKDLSKSKQVRKEPIGLGPFKVKKIVQGEYVELERFDDYWQGKPKLDKVIVKVIDPSLAVGSLKNGEVDIMKIRPDNIEELKGVDQIEIKEGPSLSYSYVAFKLGHWDKDAGHAVMDNPKFQNKNLRQAMFYALDRQSIIDAYLAGKAKVINKPIPAVHWIAADEKELTQYNYDPEKAKKLLAEAGYKDIDGDGFVEDPEGKKFKINFDHYAGPNTFEGRANAMIQNWRDVGLDVKLNGGLKEFNLYNELNDKDDPSIEVFFGSWATGSDPDPSGLWASDAFWNKPRWVNEESDNLLQEGLSEKSFDKEYRKDVYVKWQQLMNEELPALPLWENIELAAANKRLQNVKMDPGGVRVDVYKWAVTDGK